A segment of the Lycium barbarum isolate Lr01 chromosome 7, ASM1917538v2, whole genome shotgun sequence genome:
TAGTATAATTCGTTGGGGGCTTGGGGCTTATGGTTTAATTCTTTGCCACGAAAGAGCGCTGACAGAGGCGAATCCATAATTTCAGCTACAGAGGCATTTTAACTTgaaaaatgatttaaaatgcgtaattaatattatgggtaaaataggaaaaaaattgTCTTTTCTTGATAATCTAAAAGTAATTAGTAAACGTGAatgtatttttaaaatattgaacaagtaaaaatgaacggagcgATTATATTTCTCTCTAATTATCTTTATTTCTCCGTTAAAGCAAACTGAAAGTGATATACTCCTAAGTCCTatcacttctttttctttttttgtagtACTCCTAtttgttttcttctctttttgaCCCCCACTATGTACGCTGTAAATTAGTCGGACGATGTCATAATCAACGTCGTGACTTCATGATGGAATTAATGGAAGGAAAGTGAAACATGTTAGTATTGTAAAAGGGACCTACTTAAGAATTGTCTTGGCAATTTCCATTTTTACCATTACCAGCTACATCTTCTTTAattccttctctttctttctccATGCTTTGGAAATAAAATTCGTTTATGTATAGTGTATACATGCATACATTTATTGATCAGTTCATATCACTAGACAAAAACTGGCCCACGATGAAAAATATAAGAGTACGGATCTCTCTTGATTCAAAAGAGAGATTGTTTTAGCTTTTAATTGCAATTATTCACCTGCTAGTCTACTACCATATGAAGGAAGAGAAAGGTGGGTAAGATATATGTCATACTTCCTTATAAATTTATGAAATTAATGGACTCTGAAAtaattaaacaaaaataaagatAATTAGGCCCTTAATTTTCCATGACAAATTAATCCCAAGGAGATCATATTAAactttttatttcattacaaaGAAAAAAAGTTGTACATGAGCAAGATACATGAAATAGAAAAAATACCATACAGCTTAATATATGCTAGCACTATTTTTTGTTCGAACAAACCTACTATTAATTATCGATTTTAGCAAAATCAACAGTGTCTTTCCCATCATGAGCTTTCCTAAAGAAATGCTTGACATAATCCGAGTAAAGAACTTGTTTGTAAATTGGCTCCTCCCCACTCTCCAACACTTCTGCCAAAGGCCCGATTACATCACTAGGTTTAGGGTTCACAAAAATAGGCACAGAAATCCTATTATTGTTACCGTTAGCCATAACACGATGTTCGATGCTCTTGTATCGTCCATTACTCATTATTTGAAGTGCATCGCCAATGTTAATCACTAAAGCTCCTTGGATTGGTGGGACATGAACCCAAGTGTCACTGTCAAGTTTTTTCACGTAAAGCCCTCCGATATTGTCCTGAAGAAGAATCGTTAGTGTTGAAACATCAGAGTGGCGACCTACTCCGACGGTTAACTCAGGATTAGGGCATTTTGGGTAGTAGTTAACGTTAATCCTCTTTGAACCCATTAGAAGTGATTCTTTAATTTGGTCTATTTCTTTTACGTTTAGTCCTTTCATAAGTGCTTCCAATAGTTTCTTGATGACAACTTCAGAATTTCTCAAGAAGTCCAACGCTTCCTCCCTATAAAAAGAGAGAGAGGTTAGGTTCAGAAATAGATAAAAAGAACATGAATACATGTATTTTAGTTTAAAGGTAATTATAACAAGTACTATATCTTTATGATAAACGCTAATTAGTAGTAACTGGAAAAAAAATGGTAACTAACATATACTTTCTATACCGCAAGACAGTGCGATCTTTCTTTACACTAACggtgtatatatatacaacttAAATAGGAaaataaatgcttaactgcgtgcATGTAATTCaaatcttctttttcttcttaagTATTTGCCTAAATTTAGTAAAAAGGAAATGGTGACGATTGCAAACCTGAGAGCAGATGGCCAGAGAGCAGCAGCATCTTCATCAGAAACATAAAAAAGGCTTAAATAATCTTTCCACTCCAAAGCCTTTTCTGCTTTAGGAGTAAAACTCGTTCCATATCTCACGTTATTCGTCGATGAATTTTCCTTCGAATGCTTATTTTTCTCCTCCGCTGGTTGTTTAAAAAACCTATATGTCGCCTCCTTAAcagattcaagaatttcaagAGAAATATCGTGGTTGATAATCTGAAAAAAGCCCCATTTTTCAGCTGCATTACATATTTTTTCACCTACTAATTTGTTGTCAATGTCCCAATTGGACATGTCAATTACTGGAATTTGATCATCAAGAATTACAGTGCTTTTTGTAATTCGTTCTTCTATTGGCTGAATGTATTGTTTAGGTAGTTTTTTAAGGCCCATTTCTGAAAGACCCTTTACTCCATGGCCTTCGTTTACTACATAATCAGTGATATTAGAAAGATCAACTGAGGCTCTAGTAGGCATTTTTGAGTAATTAAAAAAAGTAAGAAGGAAAGAAAGTATAGGattaaaaggaaaatgaattgaatgagaAAATTAAAGTTTGATGATCTATTGTTTCTGAGTTAGTGCAGTATTTATAGGCAACTGGAAGCATGAAAGTCTCAATTTACTGCTCTAATGTTTTAGTCAGCTGTGGAAAATAAGTGAAAATGATTGGTGCATGCATGGATATTTTCTTGTTAATGTGTGTAGGGTTAAAATTGTCCTTTGAGTAAACGAGgcacacgtttttttttttttttttttttttaatatctttgAAATTTCAACCTTTGCATTTGCAAATGCGGAGACTAATAACCTAAATCAATGTAATACTTAATTATTTAATAAAGTTTAATTTTAAAGGTAAAATTCAGATTATATAATATTAGTTTAGAACGACTAAAAGAAAAATATTGTACAAAAAGTCTTGTGTCTATATTTTTACAGCTATCAAGCCTATAATGTAGTAGTACTGTAGTAACTATTTTGTCATTAATTGTGAGAAGAAATTACAAGCATTAATTTTCACTGTGCATCTATATGtggtttatttttcctttttaatatGGCCGCAAGACTAGGAATGGTCTAATCTCGATCAAGAATAGGAGGCAATAGTAGAGCGAATTCATCAGAGAGTACTCTAATCTCTACCACGAGCTGCCAAAACATGCGTGTTAAATCAATTGTCAATCTCTAGCTCAAAACGGTAGTAATACAAGTATCAACCTCACCTcactaattaaataaaataaaataaaacatccTATCCTCTTTAAAGAAAATGAAGCACAATTAATCATTTTGCTTCCAATGATCCAACTATAAAGAATCATATCCAGAGTTCTTCCTTATTTTTTCTAACTCAGATATtaacatatgtttatatatatatatccttattTGTCTACGCAATTGTGGATCCAATTTCAATATAAATAATTAGTTCAAAATAATtaatgggaaaagggtcaaaaccccccctctactttggaaaaatggttaaaaatatccttcgaacttattttgggtcaaagatacccctctcatccttaaaattttcaaatatacccctgtcttgaatgaaattatcccccaaagtaacccgaaatcattttttaaacttcggtccatcatttaaacccgacccaactaaataataacccataagatctcCTTATTCTcccaattccctcaaacttcaaacctacgtagaagggggtaaataaatacaagttaagtttagttgtcAAActaagttttcgtgccaagttcaagggtcaaatgatgtcttttctcaataaaaaaaaaaatttcttctCCTAAAAGAAATTAAAACAAAGAAGAAAGAGAATATATTTACTGCTTGAATTAACCAGCAAGTGGTACATACGTACGAGGAATCAATTAAAACGTGTGGAAAAAAGTTGGTCCTTTGAAACTCTATTCCAGTCAGCTGTGGCTGCCCTGCACGGATGGACATAAAAGCGCAAAGGTTGATATATTTCTAATCCAACCTAACCTTATTTTGTTTTTCTTGCCTGCCAGCTATGATCTTTCTCATTTCCAAGAAATTTTttcatgtaaaaaaaaatcagttacaCAGAGAACGATATTATTATCCCAtttaatttgggatttaaaagaTATGAAAGGAAGTCTGTTGAATAAAACCGATGATATTTTGTAATCATATAATCTAATTTAATAATGAAAACAAATTAAGAGAAAAAATTTGTTAAGTGGTCCTCACGGTAAAGGTTGAAGAAGTGTTAAGTGGTCCACATTGTTGAGAATTCCACGGGAATGGACCATACGTTATTCTTATACGAGTTTGGAGAATTTTCACTTCACAGCTAAAAGGTTGAAATAGGTAGGGGTGTCGATGGATTTCTAAAAATAGACTTAACCGACCGAATCGAATCTTACCGAACTAATTTTTAAGGTCCTTTTAATAAAATAGACGGTTTGATATAATTTTATAACCGTACCGAATAATTAGACaggttttttattttataaaaattaattgaaaaaataccgaaccataccgaacAATATtgtgtaaaatatattttatatattaagtttcaaaataataaaatattacttaatttttttcctttggaCTCGGGGTGATGGAAACGACCACAAGCCGGCAACATAATTAACACCTAAAATCCTAACACCAAAACCTATTATATTACTCATATTGAAACTATATTAGTTCTATATTCTGGAGTAGTAATAGTAAGTTTAAAGGTAATCCAATGATCTTGGGTAGCAAGCTACAAGTTAGTTGATATCTTTCCTCTCGTATGATTTAAATTTCTCTTATTTGATATATACTTAATTTTAGTAGACTCAGTTTTTGAGTCTCCGTTGATTGATTTCTTTCCGCTTGTGTGatctaaattatattttttttgtttttgcttaacAATATTTTAAACTATCGTAAAATAGTGGGATCAATCTCTATTTTGTTGCCTTTCATGCTTCCTTGATTCATCATTTTTAAACCGATAAAAATGTCTATAGTATTTTTGCAAAGTCCTACATAAGTATACGTGGTAGTGTGTTCTAACTTTTATTAGTGTCTTTTAcatttttgtttaaaaaatatcgAAAATTAACTGAATCATACTGATACCAAAGAGAAACTGAGATGATACAGTTTCAAAACGTCTAATTTgattatacaaaataaaataatcaaaaaataatatgatataaattttataaaataaccccTAAACCGCATCATTGACACCTCTAGAAATAGGCCTTGGATGCATTTTCTTAACAAGATTTTATTAATAGCATATATAGAAAAGATAAATTTAAATAAGTTGGATGGTTTAATCTTGCTTTTGATGATAAAATGTAATGCTAAAATTTATCAACGGTTCAAGAGCACGTACAAGTTCCCAATTACAGTCTTGTCATCGCTTGTAATTGTACATGATGCTCATTCCTGCCTCCAGTTGGTCCGGTGCATAGTTAAGATTGTGACATCTGTTCATATTTAAATCTAATGGCCAGCATTTATTTAACTAAAACAACCCCTATTTACCATCTGATTTATCCTGTCCATATTTGCAGCACTAAAGTAGGCTCCGCTAAAATCTTGCTAAACAAAGCAAGAACATCCGAAAAAAAATGCTGGAAAATCTTTTggttgaaaaaaatattttctaaccATGGAAATTATGGAGAAACGGAACAATCAGCAAGAACATAAGATTAAATCATCTAGAGTGAACATAAGATTAAATCATGTCTTAAAAACTGTAATAAAACTTCATCTCAAAATACGGTTACTGAAAGTATGAAATGTATGTTGCTATCATTTTCAACTTCGGTCAGTTTTGTGTAATGAAACATTGTTGGAAAAGCAGATGGTTGTTCTTATGCAGGAGCAGATCAATCTTTTTCCATTATTACCTGTTCTTTATCAGAGGAGATATTTGTTTAATGACATCGTAACAGAGCCTCTCTAACAAGAATAATTCAATTGTTCTGAAAATTCCTAACATGATCCAGAGTAACATATAATCTTACGGTACATGGAAAATTCAAGTTCTAAAATCATGAAAATGAGTTTAATCTTTGTTTTTTGATAGGAGCAGCAAGATATACTAGGAGTTATCGCCTAGCTACTTTAATGCTGCAAATATGGAAAGGATAAGTTAATAGTAATTAGCAGGTTTAACCATGGTTTGAGGGGTTGTTTTGGTTCAATAAATGTTGGCCATTAGATTTAAAAAATGGACAGATGTCACAATCTTAACTATGCACTGGACCAACTGGAGGCAGGATGTACTGGAGATGAGCCTCATCCAAGATACCATGCATACACTAATACTCTATTATCGTCGAGGTGCGCGTAATTCACGCAAATTGGTTCAAACATTAATTACTGTTATAAGAAAAGTGTCATAATGCATGAAGGGACGTATGTTTTACATTACAAGTTACTAATAAATAAACTATTTTCATGAGTGAATATATTTCTGCAATAAGTTCGGTAGTTAACAGCACATAGCCGTCGTCAAAGGGAGATCAAGGAAGACGAATTGTCGTAATGATCCAAGAAGCAAATCCAAAATTTGAAAGAAATTAAGTTGCCACTAGCTAATGAAAGCGAGAGGGGATCAACTGACCTTTTAACTTATTAATAATTTCAACATCATGATCAGTAGGAATTATGAATAATTAGGAGGCTTGTTCATACAAAAGCAAAGAGCACGATAGATAATCGTCAgagaataaaatttaaataatttacaaATATAAAGATGTATCGCTCTTTTTTTAAGAGACTAATAAAAAAGAGTGCAACAATAAAATGTGAAAAAAAGAAAGTCCTCTGCAACACATTACATACATGTTAGTCACTAGGTTTGATTTGTTTATGGTGCATATCCAGTGCCGGCTGAAGGGCAAGGCAGCCAAAGCAATGGCTTTAGGCCCCCAAAAAATTTGGAGTCCCATTTTCACTAATAATAGGTTTatgaattaattttttaaaaaaaaattattacttcCTCTGTCCTAATGTATGTGATATTTTTCGCTTCGCGAGATTCAAATTGCATGAACTTTGACAACATTTTCAGATGTATTTTTCACCAAatatatgagaaaagttgtagcTTACAAGGAGTAtatacttttcatgtagttttcaaatatataaatttaaattttaaaatattgagttaatctaattcaGTTTACTTTAAAGTTTAGTCATATTTACTCTTGAAAAGCGAAAAGTACGATGAAAGGAGTAGTATTTAAAAGTAAAAAGCTATAATTTTAACTTAAAAAAGGATAAAAAAACTTATATTTTtttactaatgttgattgcaCCGATTAAAAAAAATAGACTTCATAATAAAACTATATaagaaatttttttaaaaagaaaagttaGGGCCGATCTTGTTAAGATTTGACTTTAGGCCACCGAGGACGTTGAGCCGGCCCCGTGCATATCATTTTAGTTTTTTATCTTCTCTTTcttcctctctttttttttcaattgtagGCAAGGTGGAGCAATGATTTTTAGTTTACTGGTTCTAGATCGCAATTTTATTTTCTTACTCTGTTCTGCATATATAAGTTAGTACTTATTATacatattaaataatttttttaatataaaatacgAAGTCTGAATCAAAGTTTAATTTCTGCCAAACCTGTAATTATTGATATGGAATGGAAAAACGAgaaagaaaattgaagagagaataAACTATAACTCTTTATATTGATTGTTGAATTGTTTATTGCATTTAAAAATAAAAGTCTATATCTCTATTTATAGAGAACTAaagaaaatatattattttcCTTATGGATACTAAACTAAAAGGAAActaaatattttataattaatgTAGTAACTAGACTTAGAAGAAACTAAATGTTCTAGAATATTTCTAATAAAAATAGGAAGTAAATATTTCTATCACTAATTAAATTATAAAGCGCAAGGAAAGTAAATTTTAACAATTATTATGTTGGCTCCGTTCTAGATCGCGGCGGTCAGAATTGGCGATTATACGGAACAGAAAAAGGCATATAAATTGACGCACTAATTAACAATAGAGATGACAAATTCATCTGCTCAATTTTGCCATTTACTGTTtataataaatattaaaaaattactAGCGGTAATAAAACAAAGTAAGAATCACATTGCAGGCATGCATGTATATGTGTTACTAGAAAAAAGTTAATTATCGACTAGAAGGAACGATTGatgaaaattaataaattaaattTGGTGGGGCTGAATGGCTGATGGCTATCTAGGCGCAATTACTAAAAGATACTAGCTCTGTTTCAATTAATgtgaatttattttctttttaatttgtgtcaaaatgaatgacatctttcttaatttgaaaacaaattcactttatgaaatgatttacaaccacacaaatattcaagacttattttgaatcacaaatttcaaaagtcttcactcttttttaaatgtcgtgtccagtcaaatgggttcacataaattgaaacggagggagtatgaaTTTTTTCCTCTAATATAGTAGATCACTATGTAAGTTCAAACATGGATTACTACTTTTAAGAATGACAAAGATGTTTTCAAGATTAATTAATTGTTGGTAAGCAGAGATAAAGGTCTTTTGGTGTCATGCATGATTGTGATCATTCATGcgattattttttaaaatcaacAAAGTACTGTTGGTGAAAAAAAATGATATTTACGGTTTATAAACAAAAGGAGTGCCACCACAATATAATATTGCTCACTTTAACGCTGGCAGTTGGAGGATTTTTGGAATTAACGCTGGCATTGTTCAACTTTTGCTGATCACAAGCATTTCTGTTTCAACTTCTTTTATTTCATCGGTGAGATTAGATTAGAGAGTCCAGATAATATCAAACTATATTAAAGTTATCTAGTAAAATAACTAATCTGCAAAACCGTATTTACCAAGTTGAATACAACTTGT
Coding sequences within it:
- the LOC132604630 gene encoding feruloyl CoA ortho-hydroxylase F6H1-3-like, translating into MPTRASVDLSNITDYVVNEGHGVKGLSEMGLKKLPKQYIQPIEERITKSTVILDDQIPVIDMSNWDIDNKLVGEKICNAAEKWGFFQIINHDISLEILESVKEATYRFFKQPAEEKNKHSKENSSTNNVRYGTSFTPKAEKALEWKDYLSLFYVSDEDAAALWPSALREEALDFLRNSEVVIKKLLEALMKGLNVKEIDQIKESLLMGSKRINVNYYPKCPNPELTVGVGRHSDVSTLTILLQDNIGGLYVKKLDSDTWVHVPPIQGALVINIGDALQIMSNGRYKSIEHRVMANGNNNRISVPIFVNPKPSDVIGPLAEVLESGEEPIYKQVLYSDYVKHFFRKAHDGKDTVDFAKIDN